AGAATTACCGACCGTTACACCCGTGGATTGGGTCGTTCACTGCCCTGAGGGCTACGTGGGAGACCCTAGAAAAGCCAGCGCGGAGAAGGGTAGACTGCTTATAGAGGCTATGGTAGAGGGGATAGTTAAGACCGTTAGGATGATAAAGAAGGATAAGAGTGTAGCCGAGTCTGTAAAGTTCCTCGGGTTAGATAGGCTATAGCATCGGCGAAGATGTAAATCGGGTGGCATAACGGCTCGCTTTCTTCATCTTCTCCTACTTCTCAGAAGCATAAGGGCTTCGGCGAGGTTTCCACCGACTTCTCTTAAAGCCTCCTTAGCCTCCTCCACGCTTACCCCTGTTTGAGAGGCCAAGAGCATTGCATCTTCCTCAGATATCTTAGGCGCCTCGACGACCTCCTCAGCTACCCCGACCTCTCTCTCGGAGACGTTACCCACGACCTGGAAGACCCTCTGACCGCCTATCTCCATAACGGTGACGTTTGGGTCCTCTATCACAAGC
The Candidatus Bathyarchaeota archaeon DNA segment above includes these coding regions:
- a CDS encoding nascent polypeptide-associated complex protein — translated: MSRMGVKMESLEGVEEVIIRMSDRELVIEDPNVTVMEIGGQRVFQVVGNVSEREVGVAEEVVEAPKISEEDAMLLASQTGVSVEEAKEALREVGGNLAEALMLLRSRRR